From a single Adhaeribacter swui genomic region:
- a CDS encoding sugar porter family MFS transporter, whose product MTTPEKFNNSYIVGISFVSALGGYLFGFDFAVISGALPFLRSQFNLNAVWEGFLTGSLALGCIVGCLIAGGLAEKYGRKPGLMLAALIFTVSSVAIALAGNLTVFVLLRFMAGIGVGMASMLCPMYIAEISPAEVRGRNVAINQLTVVIGILVTNLVNYFLADGGPDAWRWMFGLGAVPSVIFIFGVLWIPESPRWLIKVGQTEKANLVLHKIGSAAFASSTRLAIEQSLTGVKKQSFRAVFEKGVRPAVTVGIILAVFQQLCGINVVFNYTSTIFESVGANLDRQLFETVAIGVVNLLFTLLAMWQVDKLGRRPLMLIGSIGLSVIYIILAFLLQNQYSAGLVSVFVLLAICTYAVSLAPVTWVLISEIFPNKIRGVASSVAIVSLWAAYFVLVFTFPILAEQLGTFGPFYLYAAICLAGFLFVLFRVKETKGQTLEELEHTLVRH is encoded by the coding sequence ATGACTACACCGGAAAAGTTTAACAATTCTTATATCGTCGGCATTTCCTTTGTCTCGGCTTTGGGTGGCTACCTGTTCGGGTTCGACTTTGCGGTAATTTCCGGAGCCTTGCCTTTTCTGCGGTCGCAGTTTAATCTCAATGCCGTGTGGGAAGGTTTTCTAACCGGATCCTTGGCTTTGGGTTGTATTGTGGGCTGCCTCATTGCCGGGGGGCTGGCCGAAAAGTACGGGCGCAAGCCAGGTTTAATGCTGGCGGCTTTAATATTTACGGTGTCCTCGGTGGCGATTGCGCTGGCGGGGAATCTTACGGTTTTTGTTTTGCTGCGCTTCATGGCCGGAATTGGGGTAGGCATGGCCTCCATGTTGTGCCCCATGTACATTGCCGAAATATCGCCGGCCGAAGTCCGGGGACGGAACGTAGCCATTAACCAGTTAACCGTAGTAATTGGTATTCTGGTAACCAACCTGGTGAATTATTTTCTGGCAGATGGTGGTCCGGATGCTTGGCGCTGGATGTTTGGTTTAGGGGCGGTGCCTTCGGTTATTTTTATTTTTGGCGTGCTTTGGATACCCGAAAGTCCACGATGGCTGATAAAAGTGGGCCAAACGGAGAAAGCCAATCTGGTACTACATAAAATCGGCTCGGCCGCATTTGCTTCGTCTACGCGTCTAGCCATTGAGCAATCGCTTACGGGCGTCAAAAAGCAATCATTCCGGGCAGTTTTTGAAAAAGGAGTACGGCCGGCCGTCACTGTCGGGATTATTCTGGCGGTATTTCAACAGCTCTGCGGTATTAACGTGGTGTTTAATTATACCTCCACTATTTTTGAATCGGTGGGCGCTAACCTCGACCGGCAATTATTCGAAACCGTGGCCATTGGGGTGGTAAATTTGCTTTTCACGCTGCTGGCCATGTGGCAGGTAGATAAACTAGGGCGCCGGCCTTTGATGTTAATTGGCTCCATTGGCTTATCAGTTATTTATATTATTCTGGCGTTTCTGCTGCAAAATCAATATTCGGCGGGCCTGGTGTCCGTTTTTGTGCTGCTGGCCATTTGCACTTACGCCGTGTCGTTGGCGCCGGTAACCTGGGTGCTGATCTCCGAAATATTTCCGAATAAAATCCGGGGCGTGGCTTCCTCGGTAGCCATTGTTTCGTTGTGGGCGGCCTACTTTGTGCTGGTATTTACCTTCCCGATTCTGGCGGAGCAACTCGGTACTTTTGGTCCTTTTTACCTGTATGCCGCTATTTGCCTGGCCGGCTTTTTATTTGTGCTGTTCCGGGTAAAAGAAACCAAGGGCCAAACCTTAGAAGAATTAGAACACACTTTAGTCAGACATTAA
- a CDS encoding NAD(P)-dependent alcohol dehydrogenase translates to MEVKEVKAFGTEAAEAPLNQLNINRRKPTPHDVEIEILYCGVCHSDLHTARNEWHGTIYPCVPGHEIVGRIVSVGDHVKKFKVGDLGAVGCMVDSCRECDYCKEDLEQYCEKGNIQTYNSPDKHLGTQTYGGYSESIVVDESFVLRVPENLDLAATAPLLCAGITTYSPLKHWNVGPGQKVGVVGLGGLGHMAVKIAKAMGADVIVYTTSPSKVEDAKRLGADDVVLSKDEEQMKRYAGKLHFVLDAVSAQHDINAYLGQLRVDGTLALVGAPEYPLPVAAFSLIPFRRSFAGSMIGGIAETQEMLDFCGKHNIVSDIEIINIQQINEAYERLLKGDVKYRFVIDMASIKN, encoded by the coding sequence ATGGAAGTGAAAGAAGTTAAAGCATTTGGAACCGAAGCCGCCGAAGCCCCTTTAAATCAGTTAAACATTAATCGCAGAAAACCAACGCCGCATGATGTAGAAATAGAGATTTTATATTGTGGGGTTTGCCATTCAGATTTGCATACCGCCCGAAACGAATGGCACGGTACCATTTACCCCTGTGTACCCGGTCACGAAATAGTAGGCAGAATTGTTAGTGTAGGCGATCATGTAAAAAAATTTAAAGTTGGTGATTTAGGGGCAGTAGGCTGCATGGTTGATAGTTGCCGGGAGTGCGATTATTGCAAAGAAGACTTAGAACAATACTGCGAAAAAGGCAATATTCAAACTTACAATTCCCCGGACAAACACCTGGGCACCCAAACCTACGGTGGCTATTCTGAAAGTATTGTGGTAGATGAAAGCTTTGTTTTGCGGGTACCAGAAAATTTAGACCTAGCCGCTACTGCGCCTTTGTTGTGTGCCGGTATCACTACTTATTCGCCTTTAAAACACTGGAACGTGGGTCCGGGTCAAAAAGTAGGGGTTGTGGGTTTGGGTGGTTTAGGCCACATGGCGGTTAAGATTGCCAAAGCGATGGGCGCTGATGTAATTGTATACACTACTTCGCCATCCAAGGTAGAAGATGCCAAACGCTTGGGAGCAGATGATGTGGTACTCTCGAAAGACGAAGAACAAATGAAACGCTACGCCGGCAAATTGCATTTTGTACTCGATGCCGTTTCGGCCCAGCACGATATTAACGCTTATTTAGGTCAACTACGGGTAGATGGTACTTTAGCCTTGGTAGGAGCTCCGGAATACCCGCTGCCGGTAGCCGCGTTCAGCCTTATTCCTTTCCGGAGAAGCTTTGCCGGTTCTATGATTGGCGGCATTGCTGAAACCCAGGAAATGCTGGACTTCTGCGGAAAACACAATATCGTTTCGGATATTGAAATAATTAACATTCAACAAATTAACGAAGCCTACGAACGACTTCTGAAAGGCGATGTAAAGTACCGGTTTGTGATAGATATGGCCTCTATAAAAAACTAA
- a CDS encoding response regulator → MILIVDDDDTTRYLIKRVIRSVDQKNQILTAGNGEEALSVLNQVCSSNNCPDLVLLDINMPVMNGFEFLQELQNSALSELPMKIAILTTSNNPIDYILAHEYPVVAFLEKPLTEDKFKSIMAA, encoded by the coding sequence ATGATACTTATTGTAGACGACGACGATACCACTAGATACCTCATTAAAAGGGTAATCCGGAGTGTAGATCAGAAAAATCAGATTTTAACTGCCGGTAACGGCGAAGAAGCTTTATCGGTATTAAACCAGGTTTGTTCTTCCAATAATTGTCCGGATCTGGTTTTGCTGGATATAAACATGCCGGTAATGAATGGCTTTGAATTTTTGCAGGAGCTGCAAAATTCAGCGTTGTCGGAGTTACCGATGAAAATTGCTATTTTAACCACTTCTAATAACCCTATCGATTATATTTTGGCTCATGAGTACCCGGTGGTGGCATTTCTGGAGAAACCCTTAACCGAAGACAAGTTTAAAAGTATAATGGCGGCTTAG
- a CDS encoding FUSC family protein, whose product MKKLIAILNKIGLTLQIVKTAFAASLSWFVATSLLHSEYPFFAATAAIITVQVTVADSVNKASQRIIGIIGGVLLSMLLGHWFQIGAISIFFIIILGMGIAKALRMNQQIISQIAISSLLVLAFGQTREGYAYERIIETIIGSGIAVLINALIIPQNAVPNVEKGIITYSKLAATTLSNLTALLDTTSDMIITGRAAVDILIKEDEKCQDTLELAEQSLKYNPLLTNLRARLSQLTEIIIQLQRITIQIRGIRRGLVDLQNISQYQLEPDYLQQLKQTIETTATCIAAYGQTAVHSTQENINFLSEAIQVALTAQAQFLNNLSDISSLATLRDLGSILTDLGRIVSETATLPEVAEKLNALQD is encoded by the coding sequence ATGAAAAAACTTATTGCAATACTAAACAAGATTGGTTTAACATTACAAATTGTAAAAACTGCTTTTGCTGCGTCGTTGTCGTGGTTTGTAGCTACCAGTTTGCTGCACTCCGAGTATCCTTTTTTTGCCGCCACTGCTGCTATTATAACCGTTCAGGTTACCGTGGCCGACTCGGTTAATAAAGCCAGCCAACGGATTATCGGGATTATTGGCGGGGTATTATTGAGCATGTTGCTGGGGCATTGGTTTCAGATAGGGGCCATATCTATCTTTTTTATAATAATTCTGGGGATGGGAATTGCCAAAGCCCTGCGCATGAACCAACAGATTATTTCGCAAATAGCTATTAGTTCTTTGTTAGTGCTGGCTTTTGGCCAAACCCGGGAAGGTTACGCTTACGAAAGAATTATTGAAACCATTATCGGCTCGGGCATTGCCGTATTAATAAACGCTTTAATTATTCCGCAAAACGCCGTACCCAACGTAGAAAAGGGCATTATTACCTACAGCAAACTGGCCGCTACTACCCTCTCCAATTTAACTGCTTTATTAGATACTACCAGCGATATGATTATAACCGGCCGGGCAGCCGTAGATATTCTCATAAAAGAAGATGAGAAATGCCAGGACACTTTGGAATTGGCTGAACAAAGCTTAAAATATAATCCGCTTTTAACTAATCTGCGGGCGCGGCTTAGCCAACTAACAGAAATCATTATTCAATTACAACGAATCACCATTCAGATAAGGGGCATCCGGCGGGGCCTGGTAGATTTACAAAATATTTCGCAGTATCAATTAGAGCCAGACTATTTGCAGCAATTAAAACAAACCATAGAAACTACGGCTACCTGCATTGCTGCTTACGGGCAAACCGCGGTTCATTCTACCCAAGAAAACATAAACTTTCTTTCGGAAGCCATTCAGGTAGCCCTAACGGCCCAGGCGCAATTTTTAAATAATTTATCTGATATCAGCTCCCTGGCAACGCTCCGGGATTTAGGAAGCATTCTTACCGATTTAGGTAGAATTGTTTCTGAAACCGCCACGCTGCCTGAAGTAGCCGAGAAATTAAATGCGCTGCAAGACTAA
- a CDS encoding DUF5107 domain-containing protein: MENLFVQAWEEKVTIPTYGIGQPDKNPMFFEKRVYQGSSGVVYPNPVIEKIFDEKQDQEYHALFLENKFLKIMILPELGGRVQMAYDKIKQRHFIYYNQVIKPALVGLTGPWISGGIEFNWPQHHRPSTFEPVDFKLEENPDGSKTVWVNEVERMFHTKGMAGFTLYPDKAYLEIKAKLFNRSALPQTFLWWANPAVKVNDYYQSVFPPDVNAVFDHGKRDVSTFPIATGTYYKVDYSPGTDISMYKNIPVPTSYMAINSDYDFVGGYEHDTQAGVLHVANHHVSPGKKQWTWGHSDFGQAWDRNLTDEDGPYIELMTGVFTDNQPDFSWLMPYEEKSFTQYFLPYRELGVVKNATKDLLVSIANAESSIQVKVFATSGQKQLQLEVRYKEQNWEETISLSPEEVYTKELLVGEDFREEELFLAIYAASGKELIRYEPAKNKKNAIPEPAKPALLPDEIDSNEQLFLTGQHLEQYRHATYSPVPYYQKALEREPGDIRNNNALGLWYLRRGQFAKSEAFFRKAIATGTQLNPNPNDSEPYYNLGLCLYYLDRSDEAYEAFYKATWSNAWKDTGYFSVARIDLRRGNYEDALQHSNLALERNVNNSKAYVIKAAALRYLGKTEEALIVCEEALKRDGFNLGALFEKIQIFKKTNQLADAEQCQKELLDLSRGYAQNFIEYALDYAAAGLFQEATELVSLAVKEDATNPMVFYCLGAFTYYLNQETEALAYFKKAAQSNPYLCFPNRLDEIKILTLAIKVNPTDAMAPYYLGNLFYDKRQYDEAISYWEQSVTLNPDFPTALRNLGIAYFNKQNNPEAALTCFEKAFALDKTDARVLMELDQLYKRLNCDPQQRLQFLEENWETAQQRDDLYLEVIAACNFLGQYEKAFELLSRRQFHPWEGGEGKVSGQYTYCLIQMAKQKITQVEFSEAITLLEKAQVYPHNLGEGKLFGAQENDIFYFLGCAYEGLKQEDKAQEFLKKATQGLDEPTAAVFYNDQQPDKIFYQGLAHKKLQEQAKAQQKFESLINYANTHLHDEVTIDYFAVSLPNLLIFDDDLNQRNQIHCRFMRGLGYLGLEEKEKVREEFETILALDAEHFGARCHLEMLQGSLPVNSSLVTSITAKATSFPR; the protein is encoded by the coding sequence ATGGAAAACTTATTTGTACAGGCGTGGGAAGAGAAAGTAACCATCCCGACCTACGGTATTGGCCAGCCCGATAAAAACCCCATGTTTTTTGAAAAAAGAGTATACCAAGGTAGCAGCGGCGTGGTGTATCCCAATCCGGTAATCGAAAAAATATTCGACGAAAAACAAGATCAAGAATATCACGCGCTTTTTCTGGAGAATAAATTTTTAAAAATTATGATTCTGCCGGAGCTGGGCGGGCGGGTGCAAATGGCTTACGATAAAATTAAACAAAGGCATTTCATCTACTACAACCAGGTAATTAAGCCTGCTTTGGTGGGGTTAACCGGGCCCTGGATTTCGGGGGGCATTGAGTTTAACTGGCCCCAGCACCACCGGCCCAGCACCTTCGAACCCGTTGATTTTAAACTGGAAGAAAACCCGGACGGTAGCAAAACCGTGTGGGTGAACGAGGTGGAACGCATGTTTCACACCAAAGGCATGGCCGGTTTTACCTTGTACCCCGACAAAGCTTACCTCGAAATTAAAGCCAAATTATTCAACCGCTCGGCTTTGCCGCAAACCTTTTTGTGGTGGGCCAATCCGGCCGTAAAAGTAAACGATTATTACCAGTCCGTTTTTCCGCCGGATGTAAATGCCGTTTTCGACCACGGCAAGCGCGATGTATCTACTTTCCCAATTGCCACGGGTACGTATTACAAAGTAGATTATTCGCCGGGTACAGATATTTCCATGTACAAAAATATTCCGGTGCCTACTTCGTACATGGCCATTAACTCCGATTACGATTTTGTGGGCGGTTACGAGCACGATACCCAGGCGGGCGTGTTGCACGTGGCTAACCACCACGTATCGCCGGGCAAAAAACAATGGACCTGGGGGCACAGCGATTTCGGCCAGGCCTGGGACCGCAACCTAACCGACGAAGACGGGCCGTATATTGAGTTAATGACGGGCGTTTTTACCGATAATCAGCCCGATTTTAGCTGGCTGATGCCCTACGAAGAAAAATCGTTTACCCAGTATTTTCTGCCTTACCGTGAATTAGGCGTTGTGAAAAATGCAACCAAAGATTTGCTGGTTTCAATAGCCAATGCCGAAAGTAGTATTCAGGTAAAAGTATTTGCTACTTCCGGGCAAAAGCAACTGCAGTTAGAGGTTCGGTATAAAGAGCAAAACTGGGAAGAAACGATCTCCCTTTCCCCGGAAGAAGTCTATACCAAAGAGTTATTGGTAGGCGAAGATTTCAGGGAGGAAGAACTGTTCCTGGCAATTTACGCTGCTTCCGGTAAGGAGCTGATCCGGTACGAGCCGGCCAAAAACAAGAAAAATGCGATTCCGGAACCCGCTAAACCCGCTTTGCTGCCAGATGAGATCGATAGCAATGAGCAGTTATTTTTAACCGGGCAACACCTGGAACAATACCGCCATGCCACGTATAGTCCGGTGCCGTATTACCAGAAAGCGCTGGAAAGAGAACCCGGCGACATCCGGAACAATAATGCTTTAGGTTTATGGTATTTGCGCCGCGGCCAATTCGCTAAAAGCGAAGCATTTTTTAGGAAAGCCATAGCAACCGGCACCCAGCTTAACCCGAACCCCAATGACAGCGAGCCTTACTACAATTTAGGTTTATGCCTGTATTACCTCGACCGGTCGGATGAAGCCTACGAAGCATTTTACAAAGCCACCTGGAGCAACGCCTGGAAAGATACCGGCTATTTTTCGGTAGCCCGGATTGATCTCCGCCGCGGAAATTACGAAGATGCTTTGCAGCACAGTAATCTGGCTTTGGAAAGAAATGTAAACAACAGCAAAGCCTACGTAATTAAAGCGGCCGCTCTAAGGTATTTAGGCAAAACCGAAGAAGCGCTTATTGTTTGTGAAGAAGCTTTAAAACGGGATGGTTTCAACCTGGGCGCGTTGTTTGAGAAAATACAAATTTTTAAAAAAACTAACCAACTGGCAGATGCGGAACAATGCCAGAAAGAACTGTTGGATTTATCCCGGGGTTACGCGCAAAACTTTATCGAATACGCCCTAGATTACGCCGCCGCGGGTTTATTCCAGGAGGCAACGGAATTAGTAAGTCTGGCGGTAAAAGAGGATGCTACAAACCCGATGGTGTTTTACTGTTTAGGTGCCTTTACCTATTACCTAAACCAGGAAACCGAAGCGCTTGCTTATTTTAAAAAAGCGGCGCAATCCAATCCGTATTTGTGTTTCCCGAACCGGCTCGACGAGATTAAAATCTTAACCTTAGCGATTAAGGTAAACCCTACCGATGCCATGGCCCCGTACTACCTGGGCAATTTGTTCTACGACAAACGCCAGTACGACGAAGCTATCTCTTACTGGGAGCAATCCGTTACCTTAAACCCCGATTTTCCCACGGCTCTCCGGAATTTAGGCATTGCTTATTTTAATAAGCAAAACAACCCCGAAGCCGCTTTAACTTGTTTTGAAAAAGCCTTTGCCCTGGATAAAACCGATGCCCGGGTTTTAATGGAACTGGACCAATTGTACAAACGCTTAAACTGCGACCCGCAGCAACGCCTCCAGTTTTTAGAGGAAAACTGGGAAACGGCGCAGCAACGCGACGACCTGTACCTGGAGGTTATTGCGGCCTGTAACTTTTTAGGGCAATACGAAAAAGCTTTTGAGCTGCTATCCCGGCGGCAATTTCACCCCTGGGAGGGCGGCGAAGGCAAAGTTTCCGGCCAGTACACCTACTGCCTGATCCAAATGGCCAAACAGAAAATAACTCAGGTCGAATTTTCGGAAGCCATTACCTTGCTGGAGAAAGCCCAGGTATACCCGCATAACCTAGGTGAAGGTAAACTTTTCGGGGCACAGGAAAACGATATTTTTTATTTCCTGGGTTGCGCCTATGAGGGATTAAAACAGGAAGATAAAGCGCAGGAATTTTTAAAAAAAGCTACCCAAGGCCTCGACGAACCCACCGCCGCTGTATTTTACAACGACCAGCAACCCGATAAAATCTTTTACCAGGGTTTGGCCCATAAAAAGTTACAAGAACAGGCTAAAGCCCAGCAGAAATTTGAAAGTTTAATTAACTACGCCAATACGCACCTCCACGACGAAGTGACTATTGACTATTTCGCCGTATCGCTGCCTAATTTATTAATCTTTGACGATGATTTGAACCAGAGAAATCAAATTCATTGCCGTTTTATGCGCGGCTTAGGCTACTTGGGTTTAGAAGAAAAAGAAAAAGTGCGGGAAGAGTTTGAAACCATCTTAGCTCTGGATGCCGAACATTTTGGCGCCCGGTGTCATTTAGAAATGCTCCAGGGTAGCTTGCCGGTAAATAGTTCCTTGGTTACTTCTATAACGGCAAAGGCTACTTCTTTTCCGAGGTAA
- a CDS encoding aldose epimerase family protein: MEAAKPNISVTPWGNYQEQEVFLIRWENTDGSYVELTNYGATLVSVVVPEKSGKLSPVVLGFSGLEAYLEDKCYVGSTIGRFANRISSARFQLKGEKFTLEPNDKPNTNHGGFQGFHAKVFSVEINPEAVSFLLTSKDGEGGYPGTLNLKITYTWNAAHELSIRYQAVTDKPTIANFTNHAYFNLSGTNRDMTDHKLTVYAEQMLEMAADFLPTGKIMNCGNQAFNATKIKDRIAQSKGICAVNDYYILADNNKTDRLKHACTLEEETTGRRMDVFTTYPGVMVYTGDFLKSKFYGHTQAAYQPFDGICLECQHYPDSPNQPHFPPAYLAPGETYDESILFKFKLNV, translated from the coding sequence ATGGAAGCAGCTAAACCAAACATCAGCGTTACCCCCTGGGGCAACTACCAGGAACAAGAAGTATTCCTGATCCGCTGGGAAAATACAGACGGTAGTTACGTGGAGCTTACCAATTACGGGGCTACGCTCGTATCGGTGGTGGTGCCAGAGAAAAGTGGGAAACTAAGTCCGGTGGTGTTGGGGTTCTCTGGTTTAGAGGCTTACTTGGAGGATAAGTGTTACGTAGGTTCTACCATTGGTAGGTTTGCCAACCGTATTTCATCGGCCAGGTTTCAACTAAAAGGCGAGAAGTTTACCTTAGAACCCAATGATAAGCCTAATACCAATCACGGTGGCTTTCAAGGGTTCCATGCCAAAGTATTTAGCGTAGAAATCAACCCGGAAGCTGTTTCTTTTTTATTAACCAGTAAAGATGGTGAGGGTGGCTACCCTGGTACGTTAAACCTGAAAATAACTTACACCTGGAATGCAGCGCACGAACTTAGCATCCGCTATCAGGCCGTAACTGATAAACCTACCATCGCCAATTTCACTAACCATGCGTATTTTAATTTATCCGGCACCAACCGCGACATGACCGACCATAAACTAACCGTGTACGCGGAACAAATGCTCGAAATGGCCGCAGATTTTCTGCCCACCGGCAAAATTATGAACTGCGGCAATCAAGCTTTTAACGCCACCAAAATAAAAGACCGCATTGCCCAAAGTAAAGGCATTTGCGCAGTAAACGATTACTACATCTTAGCAGACAATAACAAAACAGATCGCCTAAAACACGCTTGTACCCTAGAGGAAGAAACCACGGGCCGGCGAATGGATGTTTTTACAACTTACCCCGGAGTAATGGTGTATACCGGCGATTTTCTGAAGAGCAAATTTTACGGCCACACCCAAGCCGCATACCAGCCTTTCGACGGAATTTGCCTGGAGTGCCAGCATTATCCGGACAGCCCCAACCAACCGCATTTTCCCCCGGCTTACCTGGCTCCCGGCGAAACCTACGACGAAAGCATTTTATTTAAATTTAAGTTGAATGTTTAG
- a CDS encoding AraC family transcriptional regulator, with protein MADQKRGIKEGFLGQRLFVLPPEIQQTIMQNPIINNFYLTAMGHYPRAEYHEIEREQGCAEYIFFYCTEGLGYITLNDTEYQLEPNTYFIIPKNTRHRYWSSLPNPWSIYWVHFTGNLASQVYERSLLDNTPQVQPIPFEESRINQFEQIYAILESSHQEKELEIANLNLLDFITSVIYYKAANPALYDLDAVSNSIKYMKANLHLPLEIEALARQQKISVPHYCRIFKKKTGSSPINYFNHLKIQKSCQYLYFTEKSIKEICAELSIDDPFYFSRLFRKVIGMPPSRYKKLHKKIK; from the coding sequence ATGGCGGATCAGAAAAGAGGAATAAAAGAAGGTTTTCTGGGGCAGCGTTTATTCGTGCTCCCCCCGGAAATTCAGCAAACCATTATGCAAAATCCAATCATTAATAATTTTTACCTTACAGCCATGGGCCATTACCCCCGGGCGGAGTACCACGAAATTGAAAGAGAACAAGGCTGCGCGGAATACATCTTTTTTTATTGCACCGAAGGTCTGGGGTATATTACTTTAAACGATACCGAATACCAACTGGAGCCCAACACGTATTTTATTATTCCGAAAAATACCCGGCACCGCTATTGGAGCAGTTTGCCCAATCCCTGGAGTATATACTGGGTGCACTTTACCGGCAATTTGGCCAGCCAGGTTTACGAGCGTTCGTTGCTAGATAATACACCCCAGGTGCAGCCCATTCCTTTTGAAGAAAGCCGGATTAATCAGTTCGAGCAGATTTATGCCATTCTGGAGAGCAGTCATCAGGAAAAGGAACTGGAAATCGCAAACCTGAACCTGCTGGATTTTATTACTTCGGTTATTTATTACAAAGCAGCCAATCCCGCCCTGTACGATCTGGATGCGGTAAGTAACTCAATTAAGTACATGAAGGCGAATTTACATTTGCCCTTAGAGATCGAGGCGCTGGCCCGGCAACAAAAGATTTCGGTGCCGCATTATTGCCGGATTTTTAAAAAAAAGACGGGATCTTCGCCCATAAATTATTTCAATCACCTTAAAATTCAGAAATCCTGTCAGTACTTATACTTCACCGAAAAAAGCATTAAAGAAATTTGCGCTGAACTCAGCATCGACGATCCTTTTTACTTTTCCCGCTTATTCCGTAAGGTAATTGGCATGCCTCCATCCCGGTACAAAAAACTGCACAAGAAGATTAAATAG